One genomic segment of Desulforamulus reducens MI-1 includes these proteins:
- a CDS encoding 7-carboxy-7-deazaguanine synthase QueE produces MLGAHFVEIFSSVQGEGPYVGLRQIFIRFAGCNWKCAFCDTPTNPRPEYFTMEKTPGQRDFIQVANPVKPERLSELIKQYYNLSHHHSISLTGGEPLIYHDYITRLVPALQGTRKGIYLETNGTLPEELASVINLCNMISMDIKLESATKEKTPWELHREFLKVASQRDVYVKIVVSNKTNSHELERAIEIIQSIDPNIELVFQPVTPKGGVLPPTNDSILRFQELALSAIKNVRVIPQTHLMMGQL; encoded by the coding sequence TTGTTAGGAGCACATTTTGTGGAAATATTTTCTTCGGTGCAGGGAGAAGGTCCCTATGTAGGTTTACGCCAAATTTTTATCCGTTTTGCCGGTTGCAACTGGAAATGTGCCTTCTGTGACACACCTACCAACCCAAGGCCAGAATACTTTACTATGGAAAAAACACCGGGTCAAAGGGATTTTATACAAGTAGCAAATCCTGTAAAACCCGAAAGACTGTCTGAACTAATCAAGCAGTATTACAATCTTTCTCATCATCATTCCATTAGTCTAACGGGTGGTGAACCCCTCATATATCATGATTATATTACTCGTTTAGTGCCTGCCCTTCAGGGCACTCGTAAAGGAATTTATTTAGAAACCAACGGAACATTACCGGAAGAATTAGCGTCTGTAATTAATTTGTGTAATATGATTAGTATGGATATTAAATTGGAGAGCGCCACCAAGGAAAAAACTCCCTGGGAACTGCACAGGGAGTTTCTAAAAGTGGCCTCCCAAAGGGATGTCTATGTAAAGATCGTCGTTTCAAATAAAACAAACTCCCATGAGCTAGAGCGTGCCATTGAGATAATTCAAAGCATTGACCCGAATATTGAATTGGTATTTCAGCCTGTTACTCCGAAGGGGGGAGTTTTACCCCCAACCAACGATTCAATACTCAGGTTTCAGGAGCTTGCCCTAAGTGCAATTAAAAATGTCAGAGTCATTCCGCAAACCCACCTGATGATGGGGCAATTGTAG
- the folE gene encoding GTP cyclohydrolase I FolE, translating into MFDLPKIEKAVKMILEAIGEDPNREGLEETPARVARMYQEIFAGLGEDPEEHLGKTFSEEHEEMVIVKDIRLFSMCEHHLIPFIGKAHVCYIPRNGNVTGLSKLARLVNGYARRPQLQERLTKQIADAIMKRLNPYGVVVVVEAEHLCMSMRGVRSPGARTVTSAVRGIFKKNEASRAEAMSLIMKS; encoded by the coding sequence ATGTTTGATCTACCGAAAATCGAAAAAGCTGTGAAAATGATTCTAGAAGCAATTGGTGAAGACCCCAACAGAGAAGGGTTAGAGGAGACGCCGGCCAGGGTGGCCAGAATGTACCAAGAAATATTTGCTGGTCTTGGGGAAGATCCAGAGGAGCACTTAGGAAAAACCTTTTCCGAAGAACATGAGGAAATGGTAATTGTTAAAGATATACGCTTGTTCAGCATGTGTGAGCACCATCTTATACCCTTTATTGGCAAAGCCCATGTATGTTATATTCCTAGGAATGGAAATGTGACAGGATTATCCAAACTGGCAAGGTTAGTAAATGGGTATGCTCGTCGCCCCCAACTTCAAGAACGTCTAACCAAACAAATAGCTGATGCAATTATGAAGCGTTTAAACCCCTATGGAGTTGTGGTTGTAGTGGAAGCAGAGCATCTTTGTATGTCCATGAGAGGTGTAAGATCACCGGGGGCCAGAACGGTAACTTCTGCAGTAAGGGGTATTTTCAAAAAGAATGAAGCCTCCCGTGCTGAAGCCATGAGCCTAATTATGAAAAGTTAG
- a CDS encoding YpmA family protein, producing the protein MSIENNKPDKLELIAQKSFENYKEMYKVVDFLNRTLKEKQVIFGLTKGKDGNMTISIYET; encoded by the coding sequence GTGAGTATTGAAAACAACAAACCAGATAAATTAGAGCTTATTGCCCAAAAGAGTTTTGAAAACTATAAAGAAATGTATAAAGTGGTAGACTTTCTCAATAGAACATTAAAGGAAAAACAAGTGATTTTTGGTTTAACTAAAGGTAAGGACGGTAACATGACCATTTCTATTTATGAAACATAG
- the surE gene encoding 5'/3'-nucleotidase SurE: protein MRILISNDDGIYADGIGQLRKAMETIASEVYVVAPDRERSACGHGITVTRPLRAKVHPFKSGHAKGWVIDGTPADCVKLGLESLLENPPDLVVSGINLGPNLGTDVLYSGTVSAAYEAIINHVPAIAVSLAAWEELNYQVAADFMKDFIPMLKEHPMGEGMLLNINIPNNYNGRGIKVTRLGRRRYIKCFDKRVDPRGKTYFWMAGEPQNLDDDDPETDAAAVNDGYVSVTPLHLDLTDYSYKKKLAGWLPTK from the coding sequence ATGCGGATACTAATTTCTAACGATGACGGAATTTATGCAGACGGCATAGGTCAACTTAGAAAAGCTATGGAGACCATTGCATCTGAAGTATATGTAGTGGCCCCGGATCGCGAAAGAAGTGCCTGCGGTCATGGCATTACTGTTACTAGGCCCTTAAGAGCAAAGGTGCATCCGTTTAAATCGGGTCATGCAAAGGGATGGGTCATCGATGGTACTCCTGCAGATTGTGTTAAATTGGGCTTAGAATCTCTTCTGGAGAATCCACCGGATCTAGTTGTATCAGGCATTAATTTGGGTCCAAATCTTGGTACCGATGTTTTATATTCCGGTACCGTATCAGCTGCCTATGAGGCCATCATAAATCATGTACCAGCCATTGCAGTGTCTCTGGCAGCTTGGGAAGAACTTAACTATCAAGTGGCAGCCGACTTTATGAAAGATTTTATTCCAATGTTAAAAGAACATCCCATGGGAGAAGGGATGTTACTAAACATTAATATTCCCAACAACTATAACGGACGGGGTATCAAAGTTACACGCTTGGGACGTCGACGCTACATAAAGTGTTTTGACAAACGGGTAGACCCAAGAGGCAAGACCTATTTTTGGATGGCAGGAGAACCACAAAATCTTGATGACGATGATCCTGAAACCGATGCAGCAGCTGTTAATGACGGATACGTTTCGGTTACACCTTTACATTTGGATCTTACGGATTACTCTTATAAAAAGAAATTGGCCGGCTGGTTGCCGACCAAGTAA
- the spoVB gene encoding stage V sporulation protein B, which produces MSRQSFITGALILLSASFINRVIGFVYQMVIIRLIKPEGIGLFNMVFPIYILILVMATMGIPVAISKLLAEEMAKNNIHGAKRIFKISLSILFVSSVFFTVLLFFCAPLLTKYLFPNPKVYYIFLCLVPAIIVVSICSAFRGYFQGLQQMTPTAITQTLEQFVRVVSGLFIAYLLLPRGVEYAAMGAALGVVIGEFTGCLTIIYLYFNHQRPHAFGKHRLYEPFKTTISRIFGLGIPVTLMRFFSTLLLSVEAILIPQRLQAAGMSVGEATSVYGQLVGIAQTLLYTPSMITIALATALIPAIADALALENYRLVQNRTAKALRITIVVGLPCVVSFLLIPNEMCGVLFGYAESGTILAVLAIGGPFLYFQQTTTGILQGMGEAMKPFKNMAIASVFKILGLYYLTSIPHFGVLGAAASLNLGFILMALLNYIDLRKLIGYQIHWSHDIVKPVLSSVAMAIFIWKIKMLFSFSSLVTLLVALPAGCIIYVLILFLLGGLHRNDFKLIKNIINRRF; this is translated from the coding sequence ATGTCTCGACAATCTTTTATAACTGGTGCTTTGATTTTACTTTCAGCAAGCTTTATTAATAGAGTCATTGGTTTTGTTTATCAAATGGTTATTATCCGACTAATTAAACCCGAAGGAATCGGCTTATTCAATATGGTTTTTCCCATTTACATTTTAATTTTGGTAATGGCAACGATGGGAATACCCGTTGCCATTTCTAAACTTCTTGCAGAGGAAATGGCAAAAAATAATATACATGGTGCAAAAAGGATTTTTAAAATTTCTTTGTCTATTTTGTTTGTCTCCAGTGTGTTCTTTACTGTATTATTATTTTTCTGTGCTCCACTACTAACCAAATACCTGTTTCCAAACCCCAAGGTATATTATATCTTTCTGTGTCTTGTTCCAGCAATCATTGTGGTTTCCATTTGCTCAGCCTTCCGTGGTTATTTTCAGGGACTGCAGCAAATGACACCCACTGCCATTACGCAAACCCTTGAACAATTCGTGCGGGTTGTCTCCGGTCTGTTCATAGCCTATCTCCTACTGCCTAGGGGCGTGGAATATGCTGCCATGGGTGCCGCTTTAGGTGTAGTGATTGGCGAGTTTACTGGGTGTTTAACAATCATCTATCTTTACTTTAACCATCAAAGACCCCATGCCTTTGGAAAACATAGGCTTTACGAGCCCTTTAAAACAACCATTTCAAGAATATTTGGGTTGGGCATACCAGTTACCTTAATGCGCTTCTTCAGCACCCTGCTTCTGTCAGTGGAAGCAATCTTAATACCTCAGAGACTGCAAGCAGCAGGTATGTCTGTGGGCGAAGCAACATCAGTCTATGGCCAACTGGTTGGCATAGCACAAACTTTGTTATACACTCCTTCCATGATAACCATTGCTCTGGCCACAGCTTTGATTCCCGCCATTGCAGATGCTCTGGCCCTTGAAAACTACAGGCTAGTACAAAATCGAACAGCCAAGGCATTGAGAATCACCATTGTGGTTGGTTTACCTTGTGTTGTATCTTTTCTTTTAATTCCCAATGAGATGTGCGGTGTGCTCTTTGGTTATGCAGAGTCCGGAACTATTTTAGCTGTGCTAGCCATTGGGGGACCCTTCTTATATTTTCAGCAAACAACTACTGGAATATTACAAGGAATGGGTGAAGCCATGAAACCATTTAAGAACATGGCTATTGCTTCTGTTTTTAAAATACTGGGCCTATATTACTTAACATCCATTCCCCACTTTGGCGTTCTGGGTGCTGCAGCGTCTTTAAATCTTGGATTTATTTTGATGGCCTTGTTAAATTATATTGATCTTCGAAAACTAATTGGTTACCAAATTCATTGGTCTCATGATATTGTTAAACCCGTTCTTTCCTCGGTAGCCATGGCAATATTTATTTGGAAAATAAAAATGCTCTTCTCATTTTCTTCACTTGTGACTTTGCTTGTGGCTTTACCTGCGGGTTGTATTATCTATGTTTTGATTTTGTTTTTGTTGGGAGGACTCCACCGTAATGACTTTAAATTAATAAAAAACATAATTAACAGACGTTTCTAA
- the fusA gene encoding elongation factor G, with protein MKNYQSNQLRNVAVVAHGGSGKTSLVEAMIFNTGTLSRLGRIEDGTTVSDYHPEETARKMTIHTSLVPVEWNNTKINLLDTPGFSDFIGEIKGSLRVSDGALFVVSAVDGVQVQHEVIWDMTPELPKIVVINKMDRENANFDKTLDELKNKFGANFVPIQLPIGAFNDFNGVVNVIEQMALEGEGKGKETAVAGDLTDQLELYREALIEAAAEGDDDLTMKYLEGEELTVDEIRDGFRKSLAMGKVIPVLACSATKNIGVASLLDFISVYFPSPKVEDGPMAALIFKTIADPYVGKMNFFKVFRGQFKNDTPIVNASKEKAEKISQILYVRGKSTVQTDVVPCGDLAVLVKLQDTSTGDTLSHRDNPQVLEGIEFPTPTLTIAVAPKSKNDEDKLGDALLKLVDEDPTVKIHKNTETKQTLLITMGEAQTQIMVDRLKKKYGVDVTLEEAKVPYRETVRKKVEVEGKHKKQSGGRGQYGHVWIRFEPTDEHFVFGEEVFGGAVPRNFFPAVEKGLKEAMEEGVLAGFPMTGLKATLYDGSYHPVDSSEMAFKIAAHLAFKKGCEQASPVLLEPIQNVEVTVPESFMGDIISDFNTKRGRVLGTEPMGKFVMIRAQVPLSEMYRYAIDLKSMTQGRGSFTMEFASYEEFSGREAELVIKKAKEEREAK; from the coding sequence TTGAAAAATTACCAGTCCAATCAACTCCGAAATGTTGCAGTGGTGGCCCACGGCGGTTCTGGCAAGACGTCTCTAGTAGAAGCAATGATATTTAATACCGGCACTCTTTCACGGCTTGGGAGAATAGAAGACGGTACAACTGTTTCAGATTACCATCCTGAAGAAACTGCACGAAAAATGACCATCCACACAAGTCTGGTTCCGGTTGAATGGAATAACACGAAGATTAACTTACTGGATACACCGGGTTTTTCTGACTTTATTGGTGAAATTAAAGGCTCTTTACGTGTTTCTGACGGCGCTCTATTTGTGGTATCTGCAGTGGACGGTGTTCAGGTACAACACGAAGTAATTTGGGACATGACACCGGAATTACCAAAAATAGTAGTTATTAATAAAATGGATCGTGAAAATGCGAACTTTGATAAGACTTTAGATGAATTGAAGAATAAATTTGGTGCTAACTTTGTACCTATCCAACTCCCCATTGGGGCTTTCAATGATTTCAACGGAGTTGTTAACGTTATAGAACAAATGGCCTTAGAAGGAGAAGGTAAGGGTAAAGAGACTGCTGTTGCCGGTGATTTAACCGATCAACTGGAACTATATCGTGAGGCCCTAATTGAAGCAGCTGCTGAGGGCGATGATGACCTAACCATGAAATATTTGGAAGGGGAAGAGCTTACAGTTGATGAAATAAGGGATGGTTTCCGTAAGTCTCTGGCCATGGGTAAAGTGATTCCTGTACTTGCCTGCAGTGCTACTAAAAACATTGGAGTAGCCTCATTACTGGATTTTATTTCTGTTTACTTCCCTTCTCCTAAGGTGGAAGATGGTCCAATGGCTGCATTAATATTTAAAACCATTGCAGATCCCTATGTGGGTAAGATGAATTTCTTTAAAGTATTTAGAGGACAATTTAAAAACGATACTCCAATCGTAAATGCCAGCAAAGAAAAAGCTGAAAAAATTAGTCAAATTCTTTATGTACGTGGTAAGTCTACAGTTCAAACCGATGTGGTTCCCTGTGGTGACTTAGCTGTTCTAGTTAAGCTGCAAGATACCTCCACAGGTGATACTTTATCTCATCGTGATAACCCACAGGTATTAGAAGGTATAGAGTTCCCAACTCCCACATTAACAATCGCTGTTGCTCCCAAGAGTAAGAACGATGAAGATAAATTAGGTGATGCTTTATTAAAATTAGTAGACGAAGATCCAACCGTTAAGATTCATAAAAATACTGAAACTAAACAAACTCTATTAATAACCATGGGTGAAGCACAGACCCAGATTATGGTTGATCGTCTTAAGAAAAAATATGGTGTTGATGTAACATTAGAAGAAGCAAAGGTGCCTTATCGAGAAACAGTACGTAAAAAGGTTGAAGTAGAAGGAAAGCATAAAAAACAATCTGGTGGTCGTGGTCAATATGGTCATGTTTGGATCCGCTTTGAGCCTACTGACGAACACTTTGTTTTTGGCGAAGAAGTATTTGGCGGTGCCGTTCCCAGAAACTTTTTCCCAGCTGTTGAAAAAGGTTTAAAAGAAGCAATGGAAGAAGGGGTACTAGCAGGGTTCCCGATGACAGGACTGAAGGCTACATTATATGATGGCTCATACCATCCAGTTGATTCCTCTGAAATGGCTTTCAAAATTGCAGCTCATTTAGCTTTTAAGAAGGGTTGTGAACAAGCCAGTCCAGTTCTTTTAGAACCCATTCAAAACGTTGAAGTTACTGTTCCTGAAAGTTTCATGGGGGATATTATCAGTGATTTTAATACCAAACGTGGCCGTGTGTTAGGGACTGAGCCTATGGGTAAATTTGTTATGATACGTGCTCAGGTTCCTCTGTCAGAAATGTATCGTTACGCAATTGATCTAAAATCAATGACCCAGGGACGAGGTTCATTTACTATGGAGTTTGCCAGCTACGAAGAATTCTCAGGCCGTGAAGCAGAATTGGTTATTAAGAAGGCAAAAGAAGAGCGTGAAGCTAAATAA
- a CDS encoding C-GCAxxG-C-C family (seleno)protein, with product MCRSSFLAFRGYLAPEINQETVKLLTCFGGGLGHAGGMCGALTVSVMALNMITGRISNNEKRDEPMILFSNLMTDFLKRLVQLVGSKC from the coding sequence CTGTGCAGAAGCAGTTTTTTAGCTTTTCGTGGGTATTTAGCTCCGGAAATCAATCAAGAGACGGTAAAATTATTAACCTGTTTTGGCGGTGGATTGGGACATGCGGGAGGTATGTGTGGTGCCTTAACAGTATCAGTTATGGCTTTGAATATGATCACAGGTAGAATATCTAATAATGAAAAACGCGATGAGCCTATGATACTGTTCAGCAATTTGATGACCGATTTCTTAAAACGTTTGGTTCAACTTGTTGGTTCTAAATGCTAA
- a CDS encoding sigma-54-dependent Fis family transcriptional regulator: MKIWEIMTSPVLTLNPSQKVSEVVTIFMGNKIDGAPVVDKSGKLVGLFTKSHIYRVINNGLDMNKTKVKDLMTKQLLTGHPDDEFSDVINASVPRLPVIDEKGRVVGIVTRGDIAKAFFNLHRSISLELDTIINSTHNMIISIDEKGIIKVWNLSAARLLDTKAEDAIGKHLLDILPNSDLLDVIETGEVDTLKKVKFNKRTFISNRSPIKKDGKIIGAVAVLQDISEIDKMSKELCYVKELNKELDAIVESSFDGLFITDGKGIILRYNKAFEQLTGIKAHEYLGLSVADIKKDGIISEPVTCHVLEQKKSITIMQKSRSGKLTLTTGNPIMEGNGEIIRVVCNVRDITELNLLRHKLEKAKGLSQHYENQLRTLKLQYNGSEKIIATSAKMRNLLDMVVRLASVDSTVLINGESGTGKELIAEIIHSNSSRKDKPFIKVNCGAIPENLLESELFGYDGGAFTGAKKEGKPGYIEMASGGTLFLDEIGEVPLNLQVKLLRFLQSKEIIRVGGKNYINVDVRIVTATNRDLWDMVQKKQFREDLYYRLNVVPVHIPPLRDRKEDIPALVAHFIQVFNRKYKRNKSISPEVVDYIMQYNWPGNIRELENLIERMVVITIKDIITSEDLPFHLRDTVGLSSSYILVSGIVPLREAIESVEKQLLEKVYSKYRSTRQMAKELKVNASTVVRKAAKYQISKDSSIQNN; the protein is encoded by the coding sequence TTGAAAATATGGGAAATCATGACATCTCCTGTATTGACCTTAAATCCTAGTCAAAAAGTTAGTGAGGTTGTAACCATCTTTATGGGCAATAAGATAGATGGTGCACCAGTAGTAGATAAAAGCGGCAAATTGGTAGGCCTTTTCACAAAGAGTCATATTTATCGCGTTATAAATAATGGCTTGGATATGAATAAAACAAAGGTTAAGGATTTAATGACCAAGCAGCTATTAACTGGTCATCCAGATGATGAGTTTAGTGATGTAATAAACGCTTCGGTACCTCGACTTCCTGTTATTGATGAAAAAGGACGGGTTGTGGGGATTGTAACTCGCGGGGATATAGCAAAAGCCTTTTTTAATTTGCACCGAAGCATTTCTCTCGAACTGGATACGATTATTAACTCAACTCATAATATGATTATCTCGATTGATGAAAAAGGAATAATTAAGGTATGGAACTTGTCTGCTGCAAGATTATTAGATACCAAGGCAGAAGATGCAATTGGCAAACATTTATTAGATATTCTTCCTAACAGTGATCTTTTAGATGTTATTGAGACTGGAGAAGTTGATACTTTAAAGAAAGTGAAATTTAATAAACGTACCTTTATATCGAACCGTTCTCCAATTAAAAAGGATGGTAAAATTATTGGTGCAGTGGCCGTTCTTCAGGATATATCAGAAATAGACAAAATGTCTAAGGAACTATGTTATGTTAAGGAATTGAATAAAGAATTAGATGCCATTGTTGAATCGTCTTTTGACGGTTTATTTATAACCGATGGTAAAGGTATAATTTTACGTTACAATAAGGCATTTGAGCAATTAACGGGCATCAAAGCACATGAATATTTGGGACTAAGCGTAGCGGATATTAAAAAAGATGGAATTATTTCTGAACCTGTAACCTGCCATGTATTGGAGCAGAAGAAATCTATTACAATTATGCAAAAAAGTAGAAGTGGGAAACTCACACTAACTACGGGAAACCCGATCATGGAAGGAAACGGAGAAATCATAAGAGTTGTGTGCAATGTAAGGGATATAACTGAACTAAATCTATTAAGACACAAGCTAGAAAAAGCCAAAGGGTTAAGCCAGCACTATGAGAACCAACTTCGTACTTTGAAGTTACAGTACAATGGCTCTGAAAAAATAATAGCCACTTCTGCCAAAATGAGGAACCTGCTTGATATGGTTGTAAGGCTGGCCTCCGTTGACTCGACTGTTTTAATAAACGGGGAATCTGGAACTGGGAAAGAACTAATTGCAGAAATCATTCATAGTAATAGTTCACGGAAAGATAAGCCATTTATCAAGGTTAATTGTGGGGCTATTCCAGAAAATTTATTGGAGTCAGAGTTGTTTGGCTATGATGGCGGAGCATTTACGGGGGCTAAAAAAGAGGGTAAGCCAGGATATATAGAAATGGCTTCTGGAGGCACATTATTTCTTGATGAAATTGGTGAAGTCCCGCTTAATTTACAGGTAAAACTGCTTCGGTTTTTACAGAGTAAGGAAATTATTAGGGTAGGGGGGAAAAATTATATTAATGTTGATGTTCGCATAGTAACTGCTACAAACAGAGATCTTTGGGACATGGTTCAGAAAAAGCAGTTTCGAGAGGATCTTTATTACCGATTAAATGTAGTACCTGTGCATATACCTCCACTGCGCGATAGAAAAGAAGATATACCCGCTCTTGTAGCACATTTTATTCAGGTATTTAACCGCAAATACAAAAGGAATAAAAGTATATCTCCAGAAGTAGTTGATTATATTATGCAATATAACTGGCCTGGGAATATAAGGGAATTAGAGAATCTTATTGAGAGAATGGTTGTTATTACAATTAAAGATATTATAACTAGCGAAGATCTTCCTTTCCATTTGCGGGACACGGTTGGCTTAAGTTCTTCTTATATTTTGGTTTCAGGTATCGTTCCTCTAAGGGAAGCTATAGAAAGCGTAGAAAAGCAGTTATTAGAAAAGGTCTATTCTAAATATCGTAGTACTAGACAAATGGCTAAGGAACTAAAGGTAAATGCCTCTACAGTTGTAAGAAAGGCAGCAAAATATCAAATATCGAAAGATTCATCCATACAAAATAATTAG
- a CDS encoding M24 family metallopeptidase, translated as MQMKLTPKSEIDVRISRLQEKLRELTLDGTLILLNSDMFYFSGTVQTSYLYVPVSGDPVLMIKKSLQRGRNESPLKNIVSLESPKEIPAILSTFGYVRFNKIGLELDVLPVNLYKRYQKIFHNSQFLDISPVIKDIRAIKSPYEIELLRDALSVIDQAHRAVPTFLREGMLEIELAALFEAEMRKRGYSGCCKMRAFNQDLFLGNTCTGNSASTPSFFDGPVGGTGVSVTHPHGAGWKKVCRNEVVYIDYTCVVHGYTGDQTRIFCIGELNQQMEKAFDAALLIQSEIIKAIKPGTPAEEPYLMAVKLAEEMGYKDHFMGYMKDKVRFIGHGIGLELDEFPILAKGLKTPILPGMTFALEPKFVFSEGAIGIENSFVMTEKGPEYLSVTPNAITYIE; from the coding sequence ATGCAAATGAAATTAACTCCAAAGTCTGAAATAGACGTTAGAATTTCTAGACTCCAAGAAAAATTAAGAGAACTAACATTAGATGGAACCCTTATTTTACTAAACAGTGACATGTTTTACTTTTCTGGCACGGTACAAACCTCTTATTTGTATGTACCTGTCAGTGGCGATCCGGTTTTGATGATTAAAAAAAGCTTACAACGTGGCAGGAATGAGTCACCACTAAAAAACATTGTTTCACTCGAGAGTCCTAAAGAAATTCCTGCTATTCTTTCTACATTTGGTTATGTAAGATTTAACAAAATAGGATTAGAGTTGGATGTACTGCCAGTAAACCTCTACAAAAGGTATCAAAAGATATTTCATAATTCTCAATTTCTAGATATTTCACCAGTAATTAAAGATATTCGAGCGATAAAATCACCCTATGAAATAGAACTTCTTCGCGACGCCTTAAGTGTAATCGATCAAGCTCATAGGGCTGTACCAACATTTTTACGTGAAGGAATGTTGGAAATTGAGTTGGCTGCGCTCTTCGAAGCCGAAATGCGTAAACGAGGATACTCTGGTTGTTGCAAGATGAGGGCATTTAATCAAGATTTGTTTTTAGGAAATACCTGCACAGGAAATAGCGCTAGTACACCAAGTTTTTTCGATGGACCAGTTGGCGGAACCGGTGTTTCTGTAACGCATCCTCATGGTGCTGGCTGGAAAAAGGTGTGTCGTAATGAAGTAGTTTATATTGATTATACGTGTGTTGTTCATGGCTATACGGGTGACCAAACCCGAATATTCTGTATAGGTGAACTAAATCAACAAATGGAAAAAGCATTTGATGCCGCCTTGTTGATACAATCCGAAATAATCAAAGCCATTAAACCAGGAACTCCGGCAGAAGAACCATATTTAATGGCTGTTAAGTTGGCGGAGGAAATGGGCTATAAAGATCATTTTATGGGATACATGAAAGATAAGGTTAGATTTATCGGACATGGAATTGGTTTAGAACTAGATGAATTTCCCATATTGGCAAAGGGGCTAAAAACTCCGATCTTACCGGGGATGACCTTTGCGCTTGAGCCAAAATTTGTTTTTTCTGAAGGTGCCATCGGTATTGAAAACAGTTTTGTAATGACAGAGAAGGGCCCGGAGTATTTAAGTGTTACACCAAATGCCATCACCTATATAGAATAG
- a CDS encoding DUF6125 family protein, with product MQNNVTWDDRLSNEELSKLAIDMFHRIVIHHALWFNEVRHQLGFQEALKTLDTAFQKSFSTQMKRFAKLFGFEMEKGIPKPLLDMSREKLLELLTNTSINWLANDGIWFQAVEFKHGMNDAKRCNDSCWTKFSPFEADSIKRFLGLPEKAGIEGLKQALQFRMYARINVQSIIDEGPNSIVFQMNDCRVQAARKRQGLEDYPCKSAGLVEYSQFAKTIDPRIQTECIGCPPDAHPEEWFCAWRFTLVE from the coding sequence ATGCAAAATAACGTAACATGGGATGATAGGCTTAGTAATGAGGAATTATCTAAATTGGCAATAGATATGTTTCACCGGATAGTAATTCACCATGCATTATGGTTTAACGAAGTGCGGCATCAGCTTGGTTTTCAAGAGGCTCTCAAGACTTTGGATACCGCTTTCCAGAAAAGTTTCAGTACCCAAATGAAACGTTTTGCCAAGCTTTTTGGGTTTGAAATGGAAAAAGGGATACCAAAACCATTATTGGATATGTCAAGGGAAAAACTTCTAGAACTGCTAACCAATACCTCAATAAACTGGTTGGCTAATGATGGGATTTGGTTTCAGGCAGTGGAATTCAAACATGGAATGAATGATGCAAAACGCTGTAACGATTCTTGTTGGACAAAGTTTTCACCCTTTGAAGCAGACTCAATTAAACGCTTTTTGGGGTTACCGGAAAAGGCTGGAATAGAAGGGTTAAAGCAAGCATTACAATTTAGAATGTATGCAAGAATTAATGTGCAATCCATTATTGATGAAGGCCCCAATAGTATTGTTTTTCAAATGAATGACTGTCGGGTGCAGGCCGCTAGAAAACGTCAAGGGCTAGAAGATTATCCCTGTAAGTCAGCCGGATTGGTTGAATATTCCCAATTTGCCAAAACCATCGATCCCAGGATTCAAACCGAGTGCATTGGTTGCCCACCGGATGCTCATCCGGAAGAATGGTTCTGTGCTTGGCGCTTTACATTAGTTGAATAG
- a CDS encoding cob(I)yrinic acid a,c-diamide adenosyltransferase: protein MGVMESTASIAKRGLVMVITGNGKGKTTSAFGQALRATGQGYQVCLIQFMKGRKYGEVLAAEKYLPDLKIYQFGLDSFVMRNNPAPVDVELARQGFEKAKEIIASGQYNMVILDEINVAVDFNLIPEEEVLSLAKNKPVELDLVLTGRYASDKLREIADLVSEVTEIKHHYNAGIKDRAGIEY, encoded by the coding sequence TTGGGAGTAATGGAATCCACAGCAAGCATAGCGAAACGTGGCCTGGTAATGGTCATTACGGGTAACGGTAAAGGGAAAACAACATCTGCATTTGGTCAGGCTTTGAGAGCCACTGGACAGGGATACCAAGTGTGTTTGATTCAGTTTATGAAGGGACGAAAGTACGGGGAAGTCCTTGCGGCAGAAAAGTATCTTCCGGATCTTAAAATTTATCAATTTGGTCTTGACAGTTTTGTTATGCGGAACAATCCTGCACCTGTAGATGTTGAATTGGCTCGGCAAGGTTTTGAAAAAGCAAAAGAGATCATTGCCAGTGGGCAGTATAACATGGTCATTCTGGATGAGATTAATGTTGCTGTTGACTTTAATTTAATTCCAGAGGAAGAAGTATTAAGTCTGGCTAAAAATAAACCAGTTGAATTGGATCTTGTATTAACAGGGCGATATGCTTCCGATAAGTTAAGAGAAATCGCTGATTTGGTAAGTGAAGTGACCGAGATAAAACATCATTATAATGCAGGGATCAAAGATAGGGCTGGCATTGAGTACTAG